The following are encoded in a window of Arvicanthis niloticus isolate mArvNil1 chromosome 1, mArvNil1.pat.X, whole genome shotgun sequence genomic DNA:
- the LOC117724374 gene encoding olfactory receptor 56B34 produces the protein MGTKHATNNSEFLVSEFILLGFPSIHEFQHWISLPMALLYFVALGANLLILITVYLEPNLHQPLYQFLGILAAVDIGLATTSMPKMLAILWFDAKTISLPECFAQIYAIHTFMCMESGIFLCMAIDRYVAICYPLQYPSIVTEAFVIKATLSMLLRNGLLTIPVPVLAAQRQYCSRNEIDHCLCSNLGVISLACDDITVNRFYQLALAWLMTGSDMILVCISYALIIRSVLRLNSTEAISKALSTCSSHLILIMFYYTAIVILSITHLAGKRVPLIPVLLNVLHIVIPPSLNPMVYALRTQELKVGFRKVFDLSVYVSRK, from the coding sequence ATGGGTACTAAGCATGCAACCAACAACTCAGAGTTCTTAGTGTCTGAGTTCATTCTGCTGGGATTCCCAAGCATTCATGAGTTTCAGCACTGGATCTCTTTGCCTATGGCTCTGCTTTACTTTGTAGCTCTTGGTGCTAATCTCCTTATCTTGATCACTGTCTATCTTGAGCCTAACCTGCATCAGCCGTTGTATCAGTTTCTTGGTATCTTGGCTGCAGTAGATATTGGCTTGGCTACCACCAGCATGCCCAAGATGCTGGCCATCTTGTGGTTTGATGCCAAGACCATCAGCCTCCCTGAGTGTTTTGCTCAGATCTATGCTATCCACACTTTTATGTGCATGGAGTCAGGCATCTTCCTATGCATGGCAATAGATAGATATGTAGCTATTTGTTATCCCCTTCAGTATCCTTCCATAGTCACTGAAGCTTTTGTAATCAAAGCCACACTGTCTATGCTGCTCAGGAATGGCCTGTTAACCATCCCAGTGCCTGTACTAGCTGCCCAGAGACAGTACTGCTCCAGGAATGAAATAGATCACTGCCTTTGCTCTAACTTGGGAGTCATTAGTCTGGCCTGTGATGATATCACTGTTAACAGGTTCTACCAGCTGGCATTGGCCTGGCTTATGACTGGAAGTGACATGATTCTGGTCTGTATTTCCTATGCTTTGATTATTCGCTCAGTGCTGAGGCTAAATTCCACTGAGGCAATATCTAAGGCCCTCAGTACCTGCAGCTCCCACCTCATCCTCATTATGTTTTACTATACAGCTATTGTTATATTATCTATCACTCACCTAGCAGGAAAAAGGGTTCCCCTCATCCCTGTTCTCCTCAATGTGTTGCATATTGTCATCCCTCCATCCCTTAACCCCATGGTATATGCCCTTAGGACACAGGAGCTGAAGGTGGGCTTCCGGAAGGTTTTTGACTTGAGTGTTTATGTGTCCAGGAAGTAA
- the Or56b4 gene encoding olfactory receptor 56B4 isoform X2 — protein sequence MGTSAHEMNSSTFQVSEFILLGFPGIHEFQHWISLPMALLYFVALGANLLILITIYCEASLHQPMYQFLGNLAIVDIGLATTSMPKMLAILWFDAKTISLPECFAQIYAIHAFMGMESGIFLCMAIDRYVAICYPLQYPSIVTEAFVIKATLSMLLRNGLLAIPVPVLAAQRQYCSRNEIDHCLCSNLGVISLACDDITVNRFYQLALAWLMTGSDMILVCASYALIIRSVLRLNSTEAISKALSTCSSHLILIMFYYTAIVILSVTHLAGKRVPLIPVLLNVLHIVIPPSLNPMVYALRTQELKVGFRKLFGLGEYVSRK from the coding sequence ATGGGTACATCCGCGCATGAAATGAACAGCTCAACATTCCAAGTGTCTGAGTTCATTCTGCTGGGATTCCCAGGCATTCATGAGTTCCAGCACTGGATCTCTTTGCCTATGGCTCTGCTTTACTTTGTAGCTCTTGGTGCTAATCTCCTTATCTTGATCACCATCTACTGTGAGGCTAGCCTACATCAGCCAATGTATCAGTTTCTTGGTAACTTGGCTATAGTAGATATTGGCTTGGCTACCACCAGCATGCCCAAGATGCTGGCCATCTTGTGGTTTGATGCCAAGACCATCAGCCTCCCTGAGTGTTTTGCTCAGATCTATGCTATTCATGCTTTTATGGGCATGGAGTCAGGCATCTTCCTATGCATGGCAATAGATAGATATGTAGCTATTTGTTATCCCCTTCAGTATCCTTCCATAGTCACTGAAGCTTTTGTAATCAAAGCCACACTGTCTATGCTGCTCAGGAATGGCCTGTTAGCCATCCCAGTGCCTGTACTAGCTGCCCAGAGACAGTACTGCTCCAGGAATGAAATAGATCACTGCCTTTGCTCTAACTTGGGAGTCATTAGTCTGGCCTGTGATGATATCACTGTTAACAGGTTCTACCAGCTGGCATTAGCCTGGCTTATGACTGGAAGTGACATGATTCTGGTTTGTGCTTCCTATGCTTTGATTATTCGCTCAGTGCTGAGGCTAAATTCCACTGAGGCAATATCTAAGGCCCTCAGTACCTGTAGTTCCCACCTCATCCTCATTATGTTTTACTACACAGCTATTGTTATATTATCTGTCACTCACCTAGCAGGAAAAAGGGTTCCCCTCATCCCTGTTCTCCTCAATGTGTTGCATATTGTCATCCCTCCATCCCTTAACCCCATGGTATATGCCCTTAGGACACAGGAGCTGAAGGTGGGCTTCCGGAAGTTGTTTGGCCTGGGTGAGTATGTTTCTAGGAAATAA
- the Or56b4 gene encoding olfactory receptor 56B4 isoform X1, whose amino-acid sequence MGTSAHEMNSSTFQVSEFILLGFPGIHEFQHWISLPMALLYFVALGANLLILITIYCEASLHQPMYQFLGNLAIVDIGLATTSMPKMLAILWFDAKTISLPECFAQIYAIHAFMGMESGIFLCMAIDRYVAICYPLQYPSIVTEAFVIKATLSMLLRNGLLAIPVPVLAAQRQYCSRNEIDHCLCSNLGVISLACDDITVNRFYQLALAWLMTGSDMILVCASYALIIRSVLRLNSTEAISKALSTCSSHLILIMFYYTAIVILSVTHLAGKRVPLIPVLLNVLHIVIPPSLNPMVYALRTQELKVGFRKLFGLGLLLKFIYLE is encoded by the exons ATGGGTACATCCGCGCATGAAATGAACAGCTCAACATTCCAAGTGTCTGAGTTCATTCTGCTGGGATTCCCAGGCATTCATGAGTTCCAGCACTGGATCTCTTTGCCTATGGCTCTGCTTTACTTTGTAGCTCTTGGTGCTAATCTCCTTATCTTGATCACCATCTACTGTGAGGCTAGCCTACATCAGCCAATGTATCAGTTTCTTGGTAACTTGGCTATAGTAGATATTGGCTTGGCTACCACCAGCATGCCCAAGATGCTGGCCATCTTGTGGTTTGATGCCAAGACCATCAGCCTCCCTGAGTGTTTTGCTCAGATCTATGCTATTCATGCTTTTATGGGCATGGAGTCAGGCATCTTCCTATGCATGGCAATAGATAGATATGTAGCTATTTGTTATCCCCTTCAGTATCCTTCCATAGTCACTGAAGCTTTTGTAATCAAAGCCACACTGTCTATGCTGCTCAGGAATGGCCTGTTAGCCATCCCAGTGCCTGTACTAGCTGCCCAGAGACAGTACTGCTCCAGGAATGAAATAGATCACTGCCTTTGCTCTAACTTGGGAGTCATTAGTCTGGCCTGTGATGATATCACTGTTAACAGGTTCTACCAGCTGGCATTAGCCTGGCTTATGACTGGAAGTGACATGATTCTGGTTTGTGCTTCCTATGCTTTGATTATTCGCTCAGTGCTGAGGCTAAATTCCACTGAGGCAATATCTAAGGCCCTCAGTACCTGTAGTTCCCACCTCATCCTCATTATGTTTTACTACACAGCTATTGTTATATTATCTGTCACTCACCTAGCAGGAAAAAGGGTTCCCCTCATCCCTGTTCTCCTCAATGTGTTGCATATTGTCATCCCTCCATCCCTTAACCCCATGGTATATGCCCTTAGGACACAGGAGCTGAAGGTGGGCTTCCGGAAGTTGTTTGGCCTGG GGCTTCTACTCAAGTTCATCTACTTGGAATAG